Below is a window of Hyphomonas neptunium ATCC 15444 DNA.
GCAACAGTTTCGAGATGTTCAGCGGCGCCGTTTCGCCGCCTGAAACGCTCCTGCTTCCTGTCGAGCATGACCAACAGATCAACGGCATAGCCTGCGGCGCCCACGCGCTCGCCAGCCTCGTGAATTACTGGCACGGCGCGGGCACGGTCGCCGGAACCGAAATCTTCGCCACCTATCCGCCCGCTGATCAGACAACGGGTTATGCGATGTCGGAGCTTTTACAGCTGGCCGAAACCCAGAATCTCGTGAGCAGTGCCGTCCGCCTGCCAGACGAAGGCCTCAAGGCCGAGCTTGAAGCCGGCCGCCCTGTGCTGGTGCCGGTCGAAGTGCCCTCGATCTTCGTCCAGACATGGCAACTGCCCGGCATGAACGTGCCGGTGCTGGGCCTGCCCGCCGAGTTCATTACCTCACGCGCTGCCTGGCTGTCGGAGAAGACCAACAGCAATCTGCTTAATCACTATGTGCTGGTGTCCGGATATGACGGCGACACCTTCATCGTGATGGAGCCCGTGATGGGCCTGCGCACGATCAGCGCCGAACGCCTCGCGCGTTACCGAGCCCCCTTCGGCAACGCCGCGATCGTGTTCAGCAAACCGGCCTAGCCGCCAAACGCATAGACCAGAGACACACGCGTTGCTGTATCGGTCGGCTCAAAGCCGGACTGTGGGTCGGTCTCATGGCGCACCTCAAACGACACCCGCGCCGACAGGCTCTTGGTCAGCAGCGCCGTCAGGGTCGTCTTGTTGCCGATCTGCGTCGAGGTGTCGGCATAGATGACATTGGTGTCGTTGCCGAACTTCACGGCCTCATTGAACGTATACCCAAACTTCGATGTCGCGATGGCCGAGAAGGATTCTTCAGATTCAGCCGGAACGACCACGGGCGGTGTCCCGGTTGTTGACGCCGAAATCCGGTCAAACTTGATACCGGGGCCCCCTTCAACCGACCAGATCGCCGGCCCATCCTGGAATATTTGCCAGCCAAGACCACCACCGGCAAAGGAGCGGCTGTCGAAGCCCGAAAACTCGTCAACTTCATGCGACAGCCGGCCGAATGCGAACAGCCGGTCACTGAGTGTGCGATCGGACTGACCGGCAAAAAACACACGGTTTTTGGTCTCGTTGCCATCCTCGGTGCCATAGTCTGCGACCAGCTCGACACTGTTGCGCCAGATCTGGCTCTCATGGCTCATCTTCACACCGATCCCCAGATCACTGGTTTCGGTGTTGCCTGTGTTCAGGCCCGCGCTGAGCGACCCTTCGCCTTTCAACTGGCTTTCCTGTTCCTGTGCCTGGGCGGACAGCGCCAGAAAACTACCGGCGGCGATGGTGGCAAGAATGGTCCTCATAGAGGCTCCTCCCTGTTCTGTTTCGACTCATGCGGCAGGCTTTTCCCGCCACACAGGTGTCAGAACTTGAATGGGGGCAGAGAGTCGAACGCTTTTTTCAGTGCATCGCCCCAGCCACTGGAGATTTGTCCGAAATATGGGTCATCTGCCTCGATCCGTTTCGATGCGCCAAGGCAGAGGGCATCTTTTTCGATGAACTGCAGATCGAGCGGCAGGCCCACCGAAAGGTTCGCCTTCACCGTTGAATCGAACGACACCATGAGCAGCTTCACGGCTTCTTCCACGCTCATCGACGGATGATAGGCGCGCACGAGGATCGGGCGCCCATATTTGGTCTCCCCGATCTGGAAGAAGGGGGTATCGCTGCTGGCTTCGATGAAGTTGCCTTCCGGGTAGATCAGAAACAGGCGCGGCTCGATCCCCTTGATCTGCCCCCCCAGGATCATGGTCGAATTGAAGGAGGAGTCCGCTTTCTGGCCGGTCGCAGCGTTGGACTGGATCACATCCCGCAAGGTATCGCCCACGAGCCGGGCGATCTGGAACATTGTCGGCAGCTCGAGGATCGACGGGCGGCGCTCCGAAGGCGCCTTTGTACGCTCTTCAAGGATGCTCACCACGGCCTGCGTGGTGGCAAGGTTTCCCGCCGTCATCAGGACAAGGGAGCGCTCACCTGGCGTTGTCCAGGTAAACAGTTTCCGGAACTTGGACACATTGTCGACGCCCGCATTGGTGCGAGTGTCCGACATGAAGACAAGTCCGCGATCAAGCTTCATTCCGACGCAGTAAGTCATGGGAGAGCCGCTTCAAGCGCCTTCTTATTGTTGTTGTACCTGGATCATGACATCCATCGATTCGGTTGATGCGCCGAACCGCATACCTGAAACAGGCGAGGTCTCTGCATAGTCAAGACCTGTCGCCACGCGAACGTAACGTTCATCGGGAGAGATGGCGTTGGAAATATCAAAGCCAACCCAGCCCAGCCCCGCGACATGAATCTCCGCCCAGGCATGGCCTGCTTCCTGCTCCACCCGGTCGTTCATCATCAGGTATCCGCCAGCATAGCGCGCCGGATAGCCCAGCAGCCGCGCCGCAGCGATGAAGATGTGTGCATGATCCTGACACACCCCATGCCCTGCCTCGACGGCTTCTTCCGCCTTGGTATCAGCATCGGTGCGTCCCGTCTCGTAAGTCACTGCGCCGCGTATGATTTCGGCCAGCGCATGCAGGCGCGGAATGTCACCAATACTGGCATCGGGCACGGCTTTGGCCAGGCGCCGGATATGCGGGCCGGGCCGCGTTAAGGGCGTGGCCCGGCGGAACAGCCATAGCGGCGCGAACCCCGAATGCGGGCCGACCACGCCGGCGGTATCGCGCACGTCGACTTCCCCCTCGCAGGTGATCGTAACCTCTGAATGCCCCGGCTCGATGCTGACGAGATGCACATGGTTTGTGTGCTGATCATCAAACTCGGCCTCGACCTTGCCCCCTTCAATGGTCGTTTTCCACTTCAGCACCTGCTGGCTGGGTCTTGGCTTCGGTGTCATGCGAAGCTGCAGCAGGCCGTAGCCAACCGGATTATCGTAGACCGAACGGGTCCTGTGCAGGATTCGGAGAAGCATCGCCTTGTCCTTAGCTGTTAAACCGGAAGTCCTGCTCGACCTGTTGGGCGAGCATGTTGTTGTTCTGGATGAATGCCAGCAGGAATTCGTGCAGGCCGGTATCCATGATCCGCTCTATGCTGCGATCTTCCAGATCATCGCGCATGGACAGGGCCATTCCCAGGCTCGGCACGCGTGTATTGTAATCTGCACACAGATGTCCAAGATTTCCGGCAATCTTGCGCAGGCAATAAAGAAGCGAGCGCGGCATGCGCCGGTCCAGGATCAGAAAGTCGGCAATCGTGCTTGCCCTGGCCTCTCCGCCATGCAGCCAGCGGAACGCCCGTTCCGCCGACGCAGATCGCAGGATGGTTTCCCATTGCACATTGTCCAGCGTGGACCCCACCAGCGTCACCGAAGGGAGAAGCACGTAGTATTTGACGTCCAGAATACGGGCGATGTTATCGGATCGCTCAATGAACGTTCCGATGCGCGCAAAATTATAGATGTCGTTGCGCAGCATCGTGCCGACAGTTGCCCCCCGCACGAGGGAGCTCTGCCGGCGGATTATTCCCAGAACTTCGGGAAGCTCGGTCTCCTTGATCGGGCGCGCCAGAACATCCTTCAGAACGATCCAGGATTCGTTGACCGCTTCCCACACTTCCCGCGTCAGCGCGGTGCGCACAAGCCGGGCATTGTTGCGCGCCGCTTCGGTGATGGAGATGACCGATGACGGATTGGCCGGGTCGCGCAGCAGGAAGTTCACCACGCTCTGGCCGTCAAACTTGCCGCCAGCGTTGAGGAAGCTCTGGCGCACCGACGCGGTGTCGATGATGGAGGCCCATTCGTCCTCGGCATGGTCGGAACGCGTCAACGCCATGCGGAAGCCCGCATCGACGAGACGCGCGGTGTTCTCACTGCGCTCAAGATAGCGGAACATCCAGAAGAGGCCGCCTGCGGTTTTGCCCAGCATCGCCCTATTCCTCCAGAACCCAGGTGTCTTTTGTGCCGCCGCCCTGGCTCGAGTTCACAACGAGGGAGCCTTTTTTCAGCGCAACGCGCGTCAGGCCGCCCGGTGTGATCTCGACGCCATCGGGCGACACGAGGACAAAGGGTCGAAGGTCCACATGGCGCGGGGCAAGGCCCGCGCGGCTGAGGATGGGCACGGTGGAAAGCGCCAGCGTCGGCTGGGCGATATAGGCTGCGGGCCGGGCCTGAAGCTTGGCGCGGAAGGCCTCGATCTCTTTCTTGGAGGCGGCGGGGCCAACCAGCATGCCATAGCCCCCCGAGCCGTGAACCTCCTTCACGACCAGCTCGCTCAGATGTTCCAGCACATAGGCAAGCGATGAAGGCTCCGAGCAGCGCCAGGTCGGCACATTCTTCAGGATCGGCTTTTCGCCGGTATAGAACTGCACGATCTCGGGCATGTAGGAATAGATCGCCTTGTCGTCGGCGATGCCGGTGCCCGGCGCGTTGGCAATGGTGACGCCGCCTGCGCGATAGACGTCGAATATGCCCGGCACGCCCAGCATCGAGTCCGGACGGAAATTCAACGGATCGAGATACTCGTCGTCAACGCGCCGGTAGAGCACATCAATCGGCGTGTAGCCGAGCGTGGTGCGCATCGCGATCCGGCCGTCGACCACGCGCAGGTCGTGCCCCTCCACCAGTTCGGCCCCCATCTGATCGGCCAAGAAGGCGTGCTCATAATAGGCCGAGTTGTGAATGCCGGGCGTCAGGACCGCGACGACCGGCCGGCCGTTGCAGGCAGCCGGCGCGCAGGCAGAGAGCGAGCGGCGGAGAGATTTGGGATAATCGCTGACCGGCCGCACACGGATCTTCGAGAACAGCTCCGGAAACATGTGCAGCATCGTTTCGCGGTTCTCCAGCATATAGGAGACACCAGAGGGCGTGCGGGCATTGTCCTCCAGAACGAAAAACTCGTTCTCAGTGGTGCGGACCAGATCAACCCCGACGATATGGGTGTAGACCTTGCCAGGCGGCACCACGCCGATCATCTGGGGCAGGAAGGCATCATTGTTCTGGATCAGCTCCACCGGAATGCGCCCGGCGCGGAGAATTTCCTGGCGGTGATAGATGTCGTACAGAAAGGCATTGATCGCCCGGACACGCTGCTCGATGCCCTTGGTGAGCTTCGCCCATTCCTTGGCCGAAATGATCCGCGGCACGATGTCGAACGGGATCAGCCGCTCGTCTGCATCGGCGGCGCCATAGACATTGAAGGTGATGCCGGTACGCCGGAAAAAAGTCTCCGCCTCCCGCGCTTTCCGGCGGAGCCGTTCGGGCGGTTCCTCCGCAAACCAATCGCAATAACGTGAATAAGGGGCGCGGGGTTTTTCACCGCTGCCGTCCATCTCGTTGAAAAACCGTGGAGTTTCAGCCATTGGCGTATCCTTACGCCGTATTTTCTAGCACTCAACGCCCTTCTCTTGGGCGTTTGTTTGCAGCCAAAGCTGCCCAATATTCATGCAAACGCTGCATTGACTGCACAAAGCACCGGCTTTTGCCCTATTGAGCGACCGGAACCAGCGGCCAGAAAATCGGAATCACCACTGCCGCGACCCCGACAAATATCCAGTTGAGCGGCGAACCAAACTTCACGAAGTCCATGAACTTGTAGCCGCCCGCCCGGTAAACCAGCGTGTTGGTCTGATACCCGATAGGCGTCGCAAAGCTCGCGCTGGCCGCAAACATCACCGCCACAACGAACGGTCTGGGATCGATCCCCGCCTGGTTGGCCAGGCCAATGGCCAGCGGCGTGATGAGGATAGCGGCCGCATTGTTGCTCATGATCTCCGTGATGACGGACGTAAACGCATACACGATCACCAGCAGCACCAGCGGCCCAAACCCGCCCGAGACCTGTGACAGCAGCCCGACGACCACTTCGCCCGCTCCTGTCTTCTCCATGGCCGTTCCCAGCGCCAGCATGCCGAAAATAAGCATCAGGATGTCCCACTGGATCGACCGGTAGGCTTCCTGATGGTCAAGGCACCCAAAAGCCACCACAGCCGTCGCCGCGATCAGCGCCAGCCCGGCAATCGGCATCAGCTCGATCGCCGCCAGTCCCATCACCATCAGCACCGCCGCAATGGCGACCGGCGCCTTGTCGCGGCGGATCGCGCGGTCAGAACTTTCGGTGAGGTTGTTCAGCAGCCCCTCGTCAAACATCTCGCGCATGCCGCGCGGCGGGCCTTCCAGCAGCACCGTATCGCCGACCTCAAAGCGCAGCTCGTTCATCTGCGTCGCCATGTTCTCGCCGCGCCGGTGAATGGCCAGAACGTAGACGCCATAGAGGCGCGCCAGGCCCAGCCCCGCCAGGCGGCGCCCGATCAGACGCGAATGCGGCCCGATCACGCCCTCCATGATGACCGTCTCGGTCGTCTGCACCGGCTCGAACGACGCCTGATCGCCCCCGCGCGTCCCGATGGCGATGCTGCCCGCTTCTTTCAGCGTCAGCATCTCCGCCACCGGCGAACGCAGCACGATCCGGTCGCCCGCCTGCAGCACGATCTTTTTCAGATCGGCCCGCAGCGAAACACCCTCGCGGAACACGTCGATGACCGTGAACCCCTTCTCCGCCGTGAAGCCGGTCTCCGCGATGGTTTTCCCGATCAGGTCCGAATTCAGGGGGATCAGGATCTGCGCGATGAACCGCCGCTCCTTATGGTCGGGCAGCATCGCCGCGAGCGTCTCGCGCTTGGGCAGCAGGAAGGGTCCGAGGATCGAGGTATACAGCACGCCGACCCCGGCAAAGATGAGGCCCGCCATCGTGATCTCGAACATGCCGAACGCCGCCATGCCCTGCTTCTGGGCAACGCCGTCCACGAGGATGTTCGTCGAGGTTCCGATCAGGGTGGTCGTGCCGCCGAATATCGCCGCAAAGGACAGCGGCATCAGCAGTTTGGACGGGGCCACATTGATCGCCTTGGCCAGGCGGATCGCCACGGGGATGAGAATGATCACCACAGGCGTGTTGTTGATGAAGGCGGAGAGGAAAATGACCGCCGCCATCATGACGATGACTGCAATGGCTGGAGACCCCGCATTCGCCAGCCGCACAACCACCCGGCCGACATAATCGATCACCCCGGTTCGCTCGAGCGCAGCCGACAGGATGAACATGGCCGCCACAGTGATCGGCGCCGAGTTGGAAAACACGCCAATCGTCTCGTTGACCGACAGAATGCCCGTCAGCATCAACGCGCCCATGGCCAGCAGAGCGACCACATCGGCGGGCATCTTCTCGCGGATGAACCCGAAAAATACAAAGCCGACAAGGATCAGGACAAAGCTGATCTGGAAAACCGAACTCTCGAGGATCGGAGCGAGCATGCTTTGGACCGGGGCTGTTGCAATTGCCCGCAGACAAGCCGGAACTGCGCCAAAGCGCAACCGCCTTACACGTTTGCAATTATGACAGGACTGTTGAGATAAGCGTATGTCACGGCTGGAGCGGGTAGACGGAATCGAACCGACATACTCAGCTTGGAAGGCTGCTGCACTACCATTGTGCTATACCCGCCCGCTGCCGGGGATCGTCATATGGGCGATTATCTATTCAAACAAGCACGACCCGCACATTTTTGCATTGTAAATTTACCCAACTGATAGATGGCACATGTCTTGCTGAAGATGAAGATTAGCCGGCCGTCTGAGGAACCCCGTTAAGTATGGACGATAGTAAACCCGCCGGTATTCTCCACACTCAGGCGCTGAATTCAGCACCGCAGGGGCCGAGATTCATTGTGCTCGATGCAGTGCGTGGGATCGGCGCTTTGCTGGTGATTTTCGGGCATTATCACTTCGAACTCTGGCCGGAAGTGAACAGTTTCATCATCAGCTCCAGCGGTCACCTGGTGGTCGATGTCTTCTTCCTGCTGTCCGGGTTCGTTCTGGCACACGCCTTCTATGACAAGCCGAGCTTCAATTTCTGGGAATACGCCAAAAAGCGCGTTTTCCGTCTCTGGCCCCTGCACGTTGTCACTTTTATCGCCTGCGCCGTCATCATGTTCTGGGCCGGCGACCCGATCAGTGAAAAAGGACTGCTGCTGAACTTCGTCCTGCTCCACAATATCGGCATCGGCGACTGGTCCACGAACAGCTTCAACTACCCTTCCTGGTCCCTGTCGGTTGAGCTTGTGGCAAATATGGTGGTGGGCCTGATCATCCTGGCGATCCCCAATCGCCGCTGGAACAGCGCCATCCTGGCGGGGCTGATCCTCCTCAGCGCCACAATTCTTTTCTTTACGGTCGAAAACCTCGATCAGCATGCCCGCAATGTCCTCGGCGTGGTGAATACGGGCCTGCTGCGCGGCTTCATATCCTTCCCGCTCGGCATTCTGGCCTATCGGTTCTTTACCACTCACAGGGCGTGGTTTGACCGCACGTCCGTCCTGCGCAGCATATGGATCGGCTTTCTGGCCGTCGTCCTTCTGGCAACATTCTGCCTGCCGGTCGCAAACCGGGTCGATTTCCTCTACCTGCCATTCTACGCGTTCATGATCATGGTTCTCGCCAGCCCCGGCGCTTTCTGGGAAGGCGTTCTCAGCCGCTTCAGAATTCTCGGCACGCTGTCCTTCGCCATGTATGTGGTTCACATGATCGTTTTGAAGATCATGGAACAGATCCCCTTCTGGCCGCAGGAATATGTCGCCGGGCTGTTCGTCGCCTGGGCGCTGTCGATCGCGCTGGCCGCGTTTGCCCACTACAAGATTGAGCGGCCCAGCTACGCCTGGCTGACCCGGCATATGTCGAACCCGCCTGCCGGAAACAGCCTGCCGGAAATCCTCCAGCGCAAGCTTGCGCGGCCCACCCCTTCGAGCGCCGAATAAAGTCCGGATTGGAAAAGCACCCCTGCGGGGTAAAGAGGCCGCCGCCGGCGGCGTGCTGCAGGGGTGGTGGAGGGAGCTGGATTCGAACCAGCGTACGCTAGGCGGTCAGATTTACAGTCTGATGGATTTAACCACTCTCCCATCCCTCCACGGGCCCCCGCGAACACACGCCGTTTGACGCCGCCGCGCAGTCGCTTCACAAGGGCAGTTTACCGGCCCCGGCTCCACGCTGGAAGCGGCCTTATAAGGACGAACATCATGGCGCGCAACCACCCAAAGCGGCCCCCGAACACCGATGTGGCAACACGCCCCGGCCGCCCCGAAAACCAGCGCTTTTCGCGCCGCGATGAGGAAGGCGGCCCCGTCTGGCTGTGGGGAACCCATGCCGTAATGGCAGCCCTGGCCAACCCGGCCCGCAAATTCCACACCCTGCTGGCGACCGAAAATGCCGCCCAGAAGCTGCCCGCTGGCGTGATCTCGCCCCAACTGGCAACCGCCAAGGAGATCGACAACCGCCTGCCCCCCGGCGCGGTCCACCAGGGCATTGCCCTGCGGGCAGACCCGCTGGAAGAAGCAATTCTGGAAGATGTCATCGCCGCAGGCGCCACGCGAATCGCCGTGCTTGATCAGGTGTCTGACCCCCACAACCTCGGCGCCATCTTCCGCTCCGCCGCCGCGTTCGGCTTTGAGGGGCTCGTGCTGCAGACGCGCAACGCCCCGCCGATCACCGGAATTGTCGCCAAAAGTGCGGCCGGCGCCATCGAAACGGTCACCGAGATCCGCGCGGTAAACATCGCCCGCGCGCTCGAACAGCTCGCCGAGGCTGATTTCCACACCGTTGGCCTCGCCGGCGAAAGCACGCGGTCTCTGGATGAGGCCGTCAAAGGCGCAGCGAAAGTCGCCATCGTCCTGGGCGCCGAAGGCTCTGGCCTGCGCCCGGCCGTGGCCAAGGCCTGCTCCGAACTCGCCCGCATCCCGATCGCCGCGCAAATGGAAAGCCTCAACGTGTCCAATGCTGCCGCAATTGCGTTTTATGAGGCGAGCCGGGGCAGTTTCCCTGCCCGCTGACTCTGTTACACTGCTCCACACTACGGGCCGGGAGACGCGAGCATGATGCGCTTTATTTCAATCCTTCTGGTGATCGCAGGTCTCCTTGCAGCCGGCATCGGCGGCGCGGCCCTGATGGACACCCATTTGCCTCGGGGTGAGCCGCTCGCCACTGCCTCTGCCCCCGCGCCCGACACGACCGAGACTGCCGCGCCGCCGGACGTCACCTCCGCTGAAGCGCCCCGAACAGAGGCTGCCCCGCCGCCGCCTGCGCCCCTGCCTGAGCCGGTGGTAGAGCCTGATGCGCCGATGCAAGCCGAGCCGGAAGCGCGCAGTGAAACAGCCCCGCTGACCGAAGAAGAATTGAACTTCGAAGTCATGCGCGAAGAGGCGCCTGCCCCAGAAGCTGAAGGCCCGGCCATGCGCTCCATGCGCTCTGCCCCGGAGGGCGCCGAAGAGGCAACCGCCGATACCGCGCCCGAAGCGGTCGACATCGACGACCCCAACGTTACCACGGCCGTCTCCGAATCCTTCATCGACAAGCTGAAGACCGTGCCCGTCGCCCATGAGACGCCGCCCTCGGCCGAATACAAGCGGGCGTTCGACGTCACCTTCGCCATCGACGCCACCGGCGACACCACCGCCGTTGACGCCCTGCCGGGCCGCGGCGTCATCCAGGAAGGCGAAGCGCGCGTGTCAGACCGTGTGGAAGTGCGCGTTTCAGGCGCCGCCTTCACCATCGTGCCCACATCACCGCCCGTTCAGTCGCTCTCGCCGTTGACGGAAAACACCTGGCGCTGGTCGGTCACCGCGCTCAGCGCCGGCGACCATGACCTCACCTTCGAGATCTTTGCCGTCGATGATAATGAAGTGGTGCCACTGCGCACCTATCGCGACACGGTCACCGTGCGCGTCTCCGGCCTCAACCGCGCCATCGCCTTTGCCGATCAGGCAAACCCGCTCTTCGTGCTGCTCGGCGGTCTTGGCTCGATCCTCGCCGGTGTGCTCGGCGTCGCGCGCTTCGTCCTCAAGAAGTAAGCTGCTTTACTTCAGCTCAATCCAGAGCTGCTCGGTCTGCGCCAGGAGTTCGCCGTCAGCGGTGAACAGCGCGCTCGCCGCGCCATGCTTGCGGCCATCGTCGTATAGATGCCAGGCGGCCACGATCAGCGGCGCGCCTGCTTCAGGCCGGCGCAGCACCTGCCCCTTGATCCGCCCCAGGACCATCGGGCGCTCCTGAAAGCCGATGGCAAATGCGCCGGGGCAGTCCAGCGCGGCCCAGATCACCGCCTCGCGCACAAGGCCATCTGCCTCGGCATAGTCGCTACCCGGCGTCCACACATCCGTCACGCCGTCATAGCCATGTGGGCGCCCGGTAAAGATGCAAAGCCCGTCTCGCGTCCGTGATGGTCCGCACACGAAGCAATAGGGGAATGCATGATCGGCCACCGGCGGAAAATTCTCCCGCCCCTGCGCGGCCACCGCCAGCGTAGGCGCCGCAGGCACTGCCCCCAGCGCCTCCACGCCCCGCGCCGTGCCCACCACTGCGTCGCCATGGCGGCACTCACACGCCCCGCCTGCAATCACCAGATCCATCGCCGCCTCAACCGGCGGCGGCGCCCGCAGCGATACTTCAATCGCGCCCTCAATGCCCGCCTTGCGCA
It encodes the following:
- a CDS encoding papain-like cysteine protease family protein; its protein translation is MQALIAATLTLSACAIHPSTDAASFAARTDSNSFEMFSGAVSPPETLLLPVEHDQQINGIACGAHALASLVNYWHGAGTVAGTEIFATYPPADQTTGYAMSELLQLAETQNLVSSAVRLPDEGLKAELEAGRPVLVPVEVPSIFVQTWQLPGMNVPVLGLPAEFITSRAAWLSEKTNSNLLNHYVLVSGYDGDTFIVMEPVMGLRTISAERLARYRAPFGNAAIVFSKPA
- a CDS encoding DUF481 domain-containing protein; the protein is MRTILATIAAGSFLALSAQAQEQESQLKGEGSLSAGLNTGNTETSDLGIGVKMSHESQIWRNSVELVADYGTEDGNETKNRVFFAGQSDRTLSDRLFAFGRLSHEVDEFSGFDSRSFAGGGLGWQIFQDGPAIWSVEGGPGIKFDRISASTTGTPPVVVPAESEESFSAIATSKFGYTFNEAVKFGNDTNVIYADTSTQIGNKTTLTALLTKSLSARVSFEVRHETDPQSGFEPTDTATRVSLVYAFGG
- a CDS encoding proteasome-type protease, with the protein product MTYCVGMKLDRGLVFMSDTRTNAGVDNVSKFRKLFTWTTPGERSLVLMTAGNLATTQAVVSILEERTKAPSERRPSILELPTMFQIARLVGDTLRDVIQSNAATGQKADSSFNSTMILGGQIKGIEPRLFLIYPEGNFIEASSDTPFFQIGETKYGRPILVRAYHPSMSVEEAVKLLMVSFDSTVKANLSVGLPLDLQFIEKDALCLGASKRIEADDPYFGQISSGWGDALKKAFDSLPPFKF
- a CDS encoding transglutaminase family protein, which gives rise to MLLRILHRTRSVYDNPVGYGLLQLRMTPKPRPSQQVLKWKTTIEGGKVEAEFDDQHTNHVHLVSIEPGHSEVTITCEGEVDVRDTAGVVGPHSGFAPLWLFRRATPLTRPGPHIRRLAKAVPDASIGDIPRLHALAEIIRGAVTYETGRTDADTKAEEAVEAGHGVCQDHAHIFIAAARLLGYPARYAGGYLMMNDRVEQEAGHAWAEIHVAGLGWVGFDISNAISPDERYVRVATGLDYAETSPVSGMRFGASTESMDVMIQVQQQ
- a CDS encoding alpha-E domain-containing protein, which translates into the protein MLGKTAGGLFWMFRYLERSENTARLVDAGFRMALTRSDHAEDEWASIIDTASVRQSFLNAGGKFDGQSVVNFLLRDPANPSSVISITEAARNNARLVRTALTREVWEAVNESWIVLKDVLARPIKETELPEVLGIIRRQSSLVRGATVGTMLRNDIYNFARIGTFIERSDNIARILDVKYYVLLPSVTLVGSTLDNVQWETILRSASAERAFRWLHGGEARASTIADFLILDRRMPRSLLYCLRKIAGNLGHLCADYNTRVPSLGMALSMRDDLEDRSIERIMDTGLHEFLLAFIQNNNMLAQQVEQDFRFNS
- a CDS encoding circularly permuted type 2 ATP-grasp protein, coding for MAETPRFFNEMDGSGEKPRAPYSRYCDWFAEEPPERLRRKAREAETFFRRTGITFNVYGAADADERLIPFDIVPRIISAKEWAKLTKGIEQRVRAINAFLYDIYHRQEILRAGRIPVELIQNNDAFLPQMIGVVPPGKVYTHIVGVDLVRTTENEFFVLEDNARTPSGVSYMLENRETMLHMFPELFSKIRVRPVSDYPKSLRRSLSACAPAACNGRPVVAVLTPGIHNSAYYEHAFLADQMGAELVEGHDLRVVDGRIAMRTTLGYTPIDVLYRRVDDEYLDPLNFRPDSMLGVPGIFDVYRAGGVTIANAPGTGIADDKAIYSYMPEIVQFYTGEKPILKNVPTWRCSEPSSLAYVLEHLSELVVKEVHGSGGYGMLVGPAASKKEIEAFRAKLQARPAAYIAQPTLALSTVPILSRAGLAPRHVDLRPFVLVSPDGVEITPGGLTRVALKKGSLVVNSSQGGGTKDTWVLEE
- a CDS encoding SLC13 family permease translates to MLAPILESSVFQISFVLILVGFVFFGFIREKMPADVVALLAMGALMLTGILSVNETIGVFSNSAPITVAAMFILSAALERTGVIDYVGRVVVRLANAGSPAIAVIVMMAAVIFLSAFINNTPVVIILIPVAIRLAKAINVAPSKLLMPLSFAAIFGGTTTLIGTSTNILVDGVAQKQGMAAFGMFEITMAGLIFAGVGVLYTSILGPFLLPKRETLAAMLPDHKERRFIAQILIPLNSDLIGKTIAETGFTAEKGFTVIDVFREGVSLRADLKKIVLQAGDRIVLRSPVAEMLTLKEAGSIAIGTRGGDQASFEPVQTTETVIMEGVIGPHSRLIGRRLAGLGLARLYGVYVLAIHRRGENMATQMNELRFEVGDTVLLEGPPRGMREMFDEGLLNNLTESSDRAIRRDKAPVAIAAVLMVMGLAAIELMPIAGLALIAATAVVAFGCLDHQEAYRSIQWDILMLIFGMLALGTAMEKTGAGEVVVGLLSQVSGGFGPLVLLVIVYAFTSVITEIMSNNAAAILITPLAIGLANQAGIDPRPFVVAVMFAASASFATPIGYQTNTLVYRAGGYKFMDFVKFGSPLNWIFVGVAAVVIPIFWPLVPVAQ
- a CDS encoding acyltransferase family protein; the encoded protein is MDDSKPAGILHTQALNSAPQGPRFIVLDAVRGIGALLVIFGHYHFELWPEVNSFIISSSGHLVVDVFFLLSGFVLAHAFYDKPSFNFWEYAKKRVFRLWPLHVVTFIACAVIMFWAGDPISEKGLLLNFVLLHNIGIGDWSTNSFNYPSWSLSVELVANMVVGLIILAIPNRRWNSAILAGLILLSATILFFTVENLDQHARNVLGVVNTGLLRGFISFPLGILAYRFFTTHRAWFDRTSVLRSIWIGFLAVVLLATFCLPVANRVDFLYLPFYAFMIMVLASPGAFWEGVLSRFRILGTLSFAMYVVHMIVLKIMEQIPFWPQEYVAGLFVAWALSIALAAFAHYKIERPSYAWLTRHMSNPPAGNSLPEILQRKLARPTPSSAE
- a CDS encoding TrmH family RNA methyltransferase: MARNHPKRPPNTDVATRPGRPENQRFSRRDEEGGPVWLWGTHAVMAALANPARKFHTLLATENAAQKLPAGVISPQLATAKEIDNRLPPGAVHQGIALRADPLEEAILEDVIAAGATRIAVLDQVSDPHNLGAIFRSAAAFGFEGLVLQTRNAPPITGIVAKSAAGAIETVTEIRAVNIARALEQLAEADFHTVGLAGESTRSLDEAVKGAAKVAIVLGAEGSGLRPAVAKACSELARIPIAAQMESLNVSNAAAIAFYEASRGSFPAR